The genomic DNA TTGAGAAAATCTCAAGGTATAAGATTAGAAAAATAAGTCAAATTTAATAATAATCGCATAAATTTATATAAATCATATAATTATTTATATATAATCTCATAATTTAACCGATATTTAATCTACAATAGTATTAAAAAGGAGATATGGATGTGCTAAATTCATCTATTAAATTTACTCTAGCTAGTAGCTTAATAGCTATAAATGTATTAGCTGGAGAAATCCTGACCTATGATCCTGATAATGTGGGGGGGGGGTATAACCCATCTACACTAACAACACCCAAAAAAATCTCACTTTACAATAGTAGTTCTAATATAATGGGTATAGCACCAAGCAATAGCAGCCCTACAGATAATACTGTAAATATATATAGCACAACTACAACAACACAACTAGATTATATCTTTGGGGGATTAAGCAATCTAGATTCAGTCAATTCAAATACGCTAAATATGTATAATGGGACTGTAACTTATTCTATCTTTGGTGGATACGGCAATAGTAATACAAGTTCAGTTACTTCAAACACAGTAAATATGTATGATGGAACTATAAAAGTTGATCTTAATGGTGGATATAGCCAATCTTTAGCTACTAAAAATACTGTTAATATTTACGGTGGAAGTATAAATAGATATATCTATGGAGGAAATACTGCTTCAAGTAAGTTAGGGCTAGCAACAGAAAACATAGTAAATATCTACAATGGAAATATAGGTACTATTTATGGTGGATCTGCTAGTACATCTACTGATAATATTATAAACATATCTGGTGGCATTATAAAAGGCAATGTTTATGGTGGGTCTGCTGGCAATGAAGCAAAATCAAATATTGTAAATATATACGGCGGGGTTATGTATAGTCATATCTATGGTGGATCTGCTAATACAGCTAATAATAATATTGTAAATATATCTAATGGAATTATAAGTGGTAATGTTTATGGCGGTAACGGTAGATTTAGAGCAGATAGTAACACTATAAATATATCCAATGGAATTATAAGTGGTAATGTTTATGGCAGTTACAGTGTGCATTATGCAAATGACAACATTGTAAACATATCTGGTGGCACTATAGAAGGCGATGTTTATGGTGGGTCTGCAGGTTATACTTCAGCCGTTGGGAACACCGTAAACATCTTAGGCAGTCCAACCTTTGGAGCAAATACTATATTGTATGGTGGATTTATAGGAGGCACTTCATCTTTTCAAAATGATATCGCTGAAAACACCCTAAACCTAAAAACTAAAGATATAGTAGTAAAAGATATAAAAAACTTTCAATACATAAACTTCTATTTACCAAGCAATGTAGTTGCCAATGATACTATTTTAACTCTTACTGATACAGGTCAAACAAATATAAGTTATTCTATTTATCATATAGGTGTTGGAGTTATGAGTGGAGATAGCCCAGTATTAAATGCTGGAGATGAGATAACTCTTATAGATAAACCAAATGGTGAACTATTATTGCCTACTTTAGATAATTATATAGATAACATTGATAATCAAAGAGCCTTACATAAAGGAACCATATATCAAGGCATAAGTAATGCATATTCCTTTAGTCTTGATTCAAAGACAAACTCTGAAAACAAAGTAAATAAACTAGTAGTAAGCATAACAAGTGCCCCACCTCCACCAACTCCAATGCCAAGCTATGCAAACCCTAAGCAAAAAGCAATCTTAGAAAGCAGTATCGCAATAATAGGTATGCTAAACTATGATATTATTGATAATATTCTTCTTGATGAAAAGTCTGATGGAATACCTGAGATATTTGCAGTATCTAAAGGATATGATACTAGACTAAACTCAGGCTCTCATGTAGATGTAAGAGGAGCTAATCTAATAACAGGAATAAGCACAAAGGTAAATGATAGCTTTATATACTCAGCATTCTTTGAAGCTGGATATGGTAAGTATGATAGCTTTAATAGCTTTGATAGTGGAGATATAAAAGGAAGTGGAGATAACTCATACTTCGGGTTTGGTCTTATGAGTAAGACTAATCTAGTAAATAACTTCTATATAGATAATAGTATTAAATTTGGTCAAGTTAAGAGTGATTTTAAAAGTGATGATTTTGGAGATAGTAGCAATAAGATAAGTGCTAGCTTTGATTCTAAAAGAGCTTATTATGGATTATCTCTTGGAGTGGGTAATATAATAGAACTTGATAATAGATCAAATTTAGATATCTATACAAAGCTATATTATACTAGAGTAGGAAGTGATAGTGTAGATATGAGTACTAATGATAAATTTAGGCTTGATACATTTAACTCTTTTATAGCTAAGCTTGGAGCTAGATATAATTATGAGATTAAAGAGAGTACTACTTTATATACTGGGGCAGCTTATGAATATGAGTTTGATGCTAAACAAAAAGGATATAACCTAAGCTATAACTATGAGATAGATCCTACTGATATGCAAGGAAGTAGTGGGAGCATTGAAGCTGGTATCAAACTAAAACCACTTACAAATAGTGATAGACTTACTCTTGATCTAGGAATCAAAGGATTAAGCGGTAAGAAAGAAGGTGTGAGTGGTAATGTAGGGATTGAGTGGAGGTTGTAATAACTGACAATCATTTAATATTTATAGATTTAGAAGATGATTTATCTTCTAAATTTGATTGCTGAAGTATTTGTGGTAATCTCTCAAATTCACGCAGTGAATTTGCATTAAATAGACAGGCGTTAGCCCCAACTGGGAAAGGGGTTGGGGGTTTAAGGGATAGGGGAAAACTGTTTGGATGCAAATTTAGAGTTTTCCCCTGTCCCTTAAGAGAAAAAGATTAAATTTATTTGTAAAAAAGTTGCTACACTTGCGTACAGGTTAATAAATCCACTTCTCAATGACATCTGAAAAATAAATTTAATAAAATAGATTTTTTGGTATGAGTTTAGCCTGCGAAATTAATCGCAGACTTTCTGTTAAGCTTTTTTTGGAGTTACAAGCATATTGACATAGCGACCTTCTAAATTCGGTGCTTTGTCTCTTTCTGCAAAGTCTTTTATAAGTTCCCAAATCTTCTCAAGCATCACGACACCAGCTTCTGGAGCCGCCATCTCTCTACCTTTTAGGAATACTCTAAATTTAACGTGTTTGCCCTCGTCAAGAAATTCTTGTGCGTGCTTTATCTTGTAATTTATGTCATTTTGAGCTATCTTGATAGAGAGTTTTATCTCTTTTACTTCGATAACTTTTTGCTTTTTCTTCGCTTCTTTTTGCTTTTTTTCTTGTTGATAGCGGAATTTGCCATAATCCATAATCTTACAAACTGGCGGTTTAGCATCTGGAGCTATTAGCACAAGATCTAGACCCATTTTGTTTGCTATTTCTTGTGCTTCATCTCTACTCAAAACACCATATACTGTGCCTTCATCGCCGACACATCTTACTTCACTAGCACGAATTTCTTCGTTTAGATACACATCTTTTTCTTTGCTCAAATATTCACCTCATTTAATTTAACTTTGATAAACGATAAGAATTCGTCTAAATTCATATCCTTTTGTTCTCTAGCACGTCTATCACGAAGCGCTACACCTCTAGAAGCAACCTCATTATCTCCAAGCACGATTATCATCGGAACTCTTTGTTTTTCTGCTGTTCTTATTTTTTTATTTAATGTTTCATTTTTACTTGAAATTTCACTATCTACACCAAGCTCTAAAAGCAGAGAATGAACCTCTTTAGCATAAGCTAAATGCTCATCAGCGATCGGTATAATCACTACTTGAGTAGGTGCGATCCAAAACGGCAACTCACCAGCAGTATGCTCAAGCAAGATACCAATGAAACGCTCAAAACTTCCCATTATAGCACGGTGAAGCATAACTGGTTGTTTTCTTTCGTTATTTTCATCTATATAGCCAAGATCAAAACGTTTTGGTAGGTTAAAATCGACTTGGATAGTTCCACATTGCCATTTTCTTTTTAATGCGTCTGTGATTTTTATATCGATTTTTGGTCCATAAAATGCACCGCCGCCCTCGTCTATGCCGTATTTCAGCCCTTTTTCATCAAGAGCATCTTTAAGTGCTTTTGTCGCTATCTCCCATACCTCATCATCGCCAACTGCCTTTGCTGGTTTTGTTGAGATTTCCATCTCATAGCTAAAGCCAAATGCACTCATCAAAGTATCAACAAAGCTTAAAATTTCATACACATTTTCTTTGATTTGGCTTGGCATACAAAAGATATGCGCGTCATCTTGAGTAAATTCACGAACTCTAAAAAGACCGTGTAAAACTCCGCTTTTTTCATGTCTATGAACTACGCCATACTCAAAAAATTTAAGTGGCAAATCACGGTAGCTTCTTATGTCGCTTTGATAGACTTTGATATGTCCGACACAGTTCATCGGCTTGATGCCGTATTCTTGCTCGTCAATCACAGTAAAATACATATTTTCTTTGTAGTTTGCATAGTGACCGCTGATCTTCCAAGCATCACTTTTTAGGATTTCAGGACCACGAACTGGCTCGTATCCTCTTAATCTGTGAGTTTTGTATAGTTTATGCTCTAGCTTGCTTCTTAATCTTGCTCCATTTGGCAGCCAAATAGGAAGTCCCACGCCGATATCGTCATCAAAAGTGAAAAACTTCATCTCAGCGCCAAGTTTTCTGTGGTCGCGTTTTTTAGCTTCTTCAATGATACGAATATGCTCTTTTAGGCTCTCTTTATCAGCGTAAGCTGTGCCATAAATCCTTGTTAGCATTTCGCGGTTTTCATCACCACCAAGATAAGCTCCAGCTATTCTAGTAAGCTTAAAAAATCTTGTAAAAATCGTATTTGGCACGTGTGGTCCACGGCAAATATCTTCAAAATTTCCTTGAGAATAAAGGCTTACTACGCCATCTGGAATGCGTTTTAAAACCTCTTGTTTAAGGTCGTCGCTAGCGTATTTTGCAGCAACTTCAGCTTTTGTAGAGTTAAGCTTGACTATATCAGTTTTAGCCAAAGCTAGCTCTTTCATTTTCTTTTCGATCAGCTCTAAATCAGCCTCGCCAAGCTTCTCGCCGCCATTTCCCATAACCCTCATATCATAATAAAATCCATCTTCTATCGCAGGGCCTACAAAAAACTTAGCATTAGGATACAGCTCTTTTATCGCTGCAGCCATCAAGTGAGCACAAGAGTGTCTTATGACATCTAAAGCCTCTTTTGAATTATCAAATAATATCTCTTCGCCACCGTTTCCATCGTAGCTTTGAGTATCAACTACTACACCATTTACTTTATACGCAATTACATCGCTCATTAATTTCCTCTTTTCTACCTATAGCTCTTTCATACATCGAAAGAACAAAATACAAGATTTTATCTAATTGTATTTTAAGTTAAACTGAATTTTAGTATTATTAAAGTTTGGCATAGCTTTTTATTTAACAAATTTGGTACGCTAAATTTAGTAAAATTTGTAGAATTAGGCAAAACTTATGGAGTTTTATTCTAACTCAAATTTGGCTTAAATTTGTATAATTTCTTATCAATTTATTGCAAGGAATATACATGCAAAGAAGAGAATTTATGAAAAAGACAGCAATAGCAGGAGTGGCACTAGCCGCTGGGACTTCACTATTTGGCGCAGCAGGAAAAAGCACAATCACTTGCAAGGGTTACGCAGCTTTTGATGAGAGTGGGGAGCTAAAACCTTGGAAATTTCAAAGAAGAGCCGTGAGAGAAAACGACATTTTATTTGAAGTGAAAGCCACAAGTATCTGTCATAGCGATATTCACACAGAGCTTGGTCACTGGGGCAAACAAACTTATCCACAAGTGCCAGGTCATGAGATAGTCGGAGTCGTGACTGAGGTCGGCTCAAAGGTTACTAAATTTAAAGTAGGCGATAGAGTAGGAGTGGGCTGCATGGTCGATAACGTAGACGTCCCAAGCTTGCAAGGCAAATCAGAGCAATACGACGCAAACACTGTTTTTACCTATGGTCAAAGCTACAAAGCAGAGCCAACTGGCATAAGTCAAGGCGGATATAGCGATTATTTCGTCGTTCATGAGCATTTTGCCGTGCATTTACCAGACGATATCGACTTTAATCACGCAGCTCCACTCATGTGTGCTGGTATCACAACCTACTCTCCACTCATGAAATACCAAATCAAAAAAGGCGATAATGTCGGCGTAGCTGGGATCGGCGGCTTAGGACATTTAGCAGTCAAAATCGCTCTAAGCAAAGGCGCGAATGTCACAGCCTTCACCACAACTCCAAGCAAGGTAAAAGACATACAAAGCTGGGGCGCGGCAGCTGTTGTCGTAAGCTCACCAGATGATTTGGCTAAATTTAGGGCTAAATTTGATTATGTTATTTCAACCATTCCTTATGAGTTTGATATGATGCCTTACATCGCTATGGTTAAGCCTTTTGGCAACTTCACAGTCGTGGGAATGCCTGTAAATTTCAGTCAAAAAATCCAAACTCTAGCTCTAGCAGCCACAAAGGTAAACTTCAACGCTTCACTCATAGGCGATATGAAAGAAACCCAAGAAATGGTGGATTATTGCGCTAAAAACAAAATTTATCCAGAAATAGAGATCATCAAAGCAGATGAGATAAATGCAGCTTGGAAAAAAGTGGTAAATAAAGAGGCCAGATATAGATTTGTCATAGATCCAAAGACGTTTTGATGAGAGCGTTTAAATTTATCCTTTTGCTGATGATTGGAGCAAATTTAATGGCAGGTGAAAAAATCGCGCTAAGCGTGAAAAATAGCAGTGGAATGCAGAGTGAGTTTAGCGTAAGCTTGACTGATAATTCACCAGCTAGTGAGCTTGTAAAACAGCTAAAAAACTCTCCGCTCACGCTTAAAATGAGCGACTTTTCAAATTTTGAAAAGGTTGGAAATCTACCGTTTTCATTGCCAAGAAACGATGAGCCTATCAGCACGGACGCAGGAGACGTGATACTTTATCAAGGAAGCCGTTTTGTGATTTACTACGACCAAAACAGCTGGAACTTCACAAGACTTGGCGTAATTGATGAGCTAAAAAATGGTCAAATAAGCAAAGCTGAGTTTATAAAATTTCTAGGAAATGGCGATATTGAAGCTACTTTGAGAGTGAAAGAATAATAAATGGTGGCCCTAACTGGACTCGAACCAGTGACCCCCACCATGTCAAGGTGGTGCTCTACCAACTGAGCTATAGGACCAAAAGAAGTGAAATTATACAAAAAATTACTTAAATTTGGGTAAAAATACCCAAATTTATTACATTAAATTCGCTTTTATTATCATCGCAAATATAATTACAAACATTATGATTGTCGGCACTTCGTTATACATTCTAAAAAATTTACCGCTTTTAAAACAGCGATTTTCTTTAAATAATTTTAAATAATGCCCCAAACTAAAGTGATAAGCTATCAAAATAACCACACAAAGTAGCTTGATGTGGAAGTATCCAGCCTTCATAAGCTCTGGTTTTGAAAACAGTATTATCGCAAGACCTGTCAAAAGTGTCACGCCCATAGCTATCCAGCCAATACCGTGATAAAGTTTACTTTCTTGGATTTTTACAACATCAGTAAAGCCCTTGTTTTCCATGTGTTCAGCGTGATATACATAAAGTCTTGGCTGATAAAAAAGCATCGCCATCCAAGATATAAAAGCTAAATAATGCAGCCATTTAATCCACAAATAAGTCTCATAACCCATTTTGTTACTCCTAAATAAAATTTCTTGATAAGTCTATCCAACAAATATAAATATTTTATATTATTTTAAAATTTCAGCTTTTCTTTGCTCGAATTCCTCTTTGCTTATAGCTCCATTTTTGTATAGTTCATAGAGTTTTTCCACGTTTTTTAGCCTCTGAGTTTGGTTTAGCGATTTTTCAAAACCATTTAGATCATTGACCTCATAGACCATTTTTGAAGTCAAAAATATATCCACAAGCCACCAAATTCCCCAAATAGCCAAGAAAAAATATCCCACCAAAAACACAGCAGTTATACTTCCAATCCAAAAAAGTAAAAGTTGCAAAATCCCACTAAAAAATTTACCACAATAAATCCTGTGAGCCCCAAATCCACCTAGAAAAAACCATAAAGCATAAGCTATATAAATATTTCTTTGCATCATTTCTTCCTAATGAAACTTTGAATAATGATGATGACAATAGCCACATCGATCATCACATCTGCGAAATTAAACACAGCAAAATCAAACCATTTATGCCAAAATATATAATCCACAACCCCGCCATGCACGAAGCGGTCAAGGATATTCGAACAACCCGCCCCAATAAGCATTCCAAATGCCACCGTGTGCGTCTTTAAAAGCTCCTTTTGACCAAAAAGATAGCCAAAAAGCAAAGCAATAAGCCCAAGTTGGATATACTTCAAATTTGCACCCAAAAACGCAAACATCGAAAACGCCACGCCTTTGTTATAAACTAAAACCAAATCAATAAATTCGCCTTTATATCTAAAACCGTGCAAAAATACCCATTTTATCGCTTGATCAATGGCAAAAATAGCCGTAAAATAGGCTAAAAATTTAAAAATTACCCTACTCATTTAACGCTTTTGTGAAGAATTTTTCAACTTCGCTCATCTTTTTGCTTACTAGATTTTCATCTTTGCCCTCAAGCAAAAGTCTGATGACATTTTCTGTACCAGAATACCTAAATAACGTTCTTATGCCTTGTTTTTTAAGCTCACTTTCTAGCTCTTTTAAGCCTTTTATCTCTTCAAGTGGTTTTTTCTCCACTATCTTTAAATTCAGTAGTTTTTGTGGATATGGTTTGATACAGCCAAATATCTCGCTAGCTTTTTTCTTTTTTGCTAGCAAGCAAGCACTTACTTGAAGAGCCGAAACTAAGCCATCTCCAGTTTTTGCAAAGTCGCTAAATACGATATGACCACTTTGCTCACCGCCGAAATTTGCTCCATTTTCTTTCATCATTTCAAGGACAAATTTATCTCCTACATTTGAGCGAAGCAAGTTTATACCGTGTTTTGAGAGATAATCATCAAGAGCAGCGTTGCTCATCACGGTTGCTACTATCTCTTTTTTGGCTAGCATTTTGTTTTCGTTTAGATAGCTTGCAAGCACGCCAAGAAGCGCGTCGCCATCGATCACTTTGCCATCTTCATCAACCACCACAAGCCTATCAGCGTCGCCATCAAATGCAAATCCTATATCAGCTCTTAGATGCTTGACCTCTTTGGCTAAATTTTCAGGATGCAAGGCACCACAATTTGAGTTTATATTCCCACCATTTGGCGTGTCATTTAGCACGATTGTCTCAGCTCCAAGCTCGCTAAATACAGTCGGAGCGACCTTATAAACAGCGCCGTTTGCCACGTCCAAGACCACTCTTAAACCTTTTAGAGTTAGCTTATTTGGAAATGAGTTTTTGATATGCACGATATATCTGCCAATCACGTCATCAATGCGTTTTGACTGACCTATTTCAAGTCCAGTTTTTTGGTTTTGGTTGATAATCTCATCGTTAAAATAAATATCTTCTATGGCTTTTTCGACTTCCACGCTTAGCTTATTACCAAATCCGTCAAAAAATTTAATACCATTATCATAAAACGGATTGTGGCTCGCACTTATCATGATACCAGCATCGCACCTCATATCTTCAGTCAAAAACGCCACGGCCGGGGTTGGCATAGGTCCGATTTGGATTACATTATACCCAACAGCAGTAAGTCCTGCAACTATGGCAGTTTCTATCATATAGCCACTTTTTCTAGTGTCTTTTCCGACGAGTATTTTATTTGTGATTGAGTTTTTTCTAAAATAAATTCCAGCAGCCATAGCTAAACGCATAGCCATCATCGCATCTAGTTTTTCTCCAGCTTTTCCACGCACTCCATCAGTTCCAAAGAGTTTCATATTTGCCTTCTTTTTAGTTAAATTTGATCGCATTTTATCTAAAATAATATTAAATTTATCCATAAGCCTATATTATTTACATAAAAAACAGAATAGATGATTAAATTTGACTTAAATTCAGATCCATTTAATAATCTTTTAGATATAATTGCCGACTAAAATTATAAAAAAGGTAAGTTATGGCAAACCACAAATCTGCTGAAAAAAGAGCAAGACAAACTATAAAAAGAACTGAGAGAAATAGATTTTACCGCACAAGACTTAAAAACATAACTAAAGCGGTAAGAGTTGCAGTAGCAAATGGCGACAAAGAAACTGCATTAGTAGCACTTAAAGATGCAAACAAAAACCTACATAGCTTTGTTAGCAAAGGTTTCTTGAAAAAAGAAACTGCATCAAGAAAAGTTAGCCGTTTAGCAAAATTAGTTAATACTATCGCTGCATAATAATTAATGTTAGCAGACAAACTACAACCATTCATCGATCGCTATAATGAGCTAAATAGTTTGCTTAGCGATCCCTCAGTCATCAGCGATATTTCTCGCATGACTAAGCTCTCAAAAGAACAAAGAAATATTGAACCCATCAAAGATGCGACTCATAAGTATTTGCAAATTTTAAATGATATAGAAGAGAATAAAGCACTTTTAGAAGATCCAGAGCTTGGAGATTTGGCTAAAGAGGAGTTAAAAAACCTTGAAGTCGCATTGCCAGAGCTTGAAGAAGAGATAAAAGTCTTACTTCTACCAAAAGATCCAAATGATGAGAAAAATATATATTTGGAGCTTAGAGCTGGAACTGGCGGAGATGAAGCTGCCTTGTTTGTAGGTGACCTTGCAACTGCTTATATCAGATACACTGAGCAACGCGGCTACAAATATGAAATAGTAAGCTCAAGCGAAGGAAGTGCTGGCGGATACAAAGAGCTAATACTTCTGATAAAAGGCGATGGAGCTTATTCAAGACTTAAATTTGAAGGTGGAACTCACAGAGTCCAAAGAGTCCCAGAAACTGAGTCTCAAGGCAGAGTTCATACCTCAGCTATCACAGTTGCTATCATGCCTGAAGTCGAAGATAGTGAGATAGAAATAAATCCAAACGACCTTAAAATCGATGTCATGAGAAGTAGCGGACATGGCGGACAGTCAGTTAATACCACAGATAGCGCCGTTCGTGTCACACACATCCCAACAGGACTTGTAGTCGTCAATCAAGATGGCAAAAGTCAGCACAAAAACAAAGACGCCGCTATCAAAGTCTTAAAAGCTAGACTTTATGATATGCAAGAGAGCGAGCGTAGAGAAAAAGAGAGTAAAGAGCGTAAAGACCAAGTCGGAACTGGCGATAGAAGTGGTAGAATCCGCACTTACAACTATCCGCAAAACCGCATAAGCGACCACCGCATAAACTTAACTCTTTATAGGCTTGACGCTATTATGGCAGCTGGACTATTTGATGAGATTATCGATCCACTCATCGCTCATCACCAAGCTGAGGCCATAGCAAATGCTGGACTCTAGCCATTTATGACTAGAGAAGAGCTTCTAAAACATATCCATACCAAATTTAAAATCACTCCAGATTTTCCTTGGAAAACTTATCCAAATTTCGCTGTTTTCAGACA from Campylobacter iguaniorum includes the following:
- the prfA gene encoding peptide chain release factor 1, with the translated sequence MLADKLQPFIDRYNELNSLLSDPSVISDISRMTKLSKEQRNIEPIKDATHKYLQILNDIEENKALLEDPELGDLAKEELKNLEVALPELEEEIKVLLLPKDPNDEKNIYLELRAGTGGDEAALFVGDLATAYIRYTEQRGYKYEIVSSSEGSAGGYKELILLIKGDGAYSRLKFEGGTHRVQRVPETESQGRVHTSAITVAIMPEVEDSEIEINPNDLKIDVMRSSGHGGQSVNTTDSAVRVTHIPTGLVVVNQDGKSQHKNKDAAIKVLKARLYDMQESERREKESKERKDQVGTGDRSGRIRTYNYPQNRISDHRINLTLYRLDAIMAAGLFDEIIDPLIAHHQAEAIANAGL
- a CDS encoding autotransporter outer membrane beta-barrel domain-containing protein → MDVLNSSIKFTLASSLIAINVLAGEILTYDPDNVGGGYNPSTLTTPKKISLYNSSSNIMGIAPSNSSPTDNTVNIYSTTTTTQLDYIFGGLSNLDSVNSNTLNMYNGTVTYSIFGGYGNSNTSSVTSNTVNMYDGTIKVDLNGGYSQSLATKNTVNIYGGSINRYIYGGNTASSKLGLATENIVNIYNGNIGTIYGGSASTSTDNIINISGGIIKGNVYGGSAGNEAKSNIVNIYGGVMYSHIYGGSANTANNNIVNISNGIISGNVYGGNGRFRADSNTINISNGIISGNVYGSYSVHYANDNIVNISGGTIEGDVYGGSAGYTSAVGNTVNILGSPTFGANTILYGGFIGGTSSFQNDIAENTLNLKTKDIVVKDIKNFQYINFYLPSNVVANDTILTLTDTGQTNISYSIYHIGVGVMSGDSPVLNAGDEITLIDKPNGELLLPTLDNYIDNIDNQRALHKGTIYQGISNAYSFSLDSKTNSENKVNKLVVSITSAPPPPTPMPSYANPKQKAILESSIAIIGMLNYDIIDNILLDEKSDGIPEIFAVSKGYDTRLNSGSHVDVRGANLITGISTKVNDSFIYSAFFEAGYGKYDSFNSFDSGDIKGSGDNSYFGFGLMSKTNLVNNFYIDNSIKFGQVKSDFKSDDFGDSSNKISASFDSKRAYYGLSLGVGNIIELDNRSNLDIYTKLYYTRVGSDSVDMSTNDKFRLDTFNSFIAKLGARYNYEIKESTTLYTGAAYEYEFDAKQKGYNLSYNYEIDPTDMQGSSGSIEAGIKLKPLTNSDRLTLDLGIKGLSGKKEGVSGNVGIEWRL
- a CDS encoding CopD family protein, producing the protein MGYETYLWIKWLHYLAFISWMAMLFYQPRLYVYHAEHMENKGFTDVVKIQESKLYHGIGWIAMGVTLLTGLAIILFSKPELMKAGYFHIKLLCVVILIAYHFSLGHYLKLFKENRCFKSGKFFRMYNEVPTIIMFVIIFAMIIKANLM
- the infC gene encoding translation initiation factor IF-3, translated to MSKEKDVYLNEEIRASEVRCVGDEGTVYGVLSRDEAQEIANKMGLDLVLIAPDAKPPVCKIMDYGKFRYQQEKKQKEAKKKQKVIEVKEIKLSIKIAQNDINYKIKHAQEFLDEGKHVKFRVFLKGREMAAPEAGVVMLEKIWELIKDFAERDKAPNLEGRYVNMLVTPKKA
- the thrS gene encoding threonine--tRNA ligase, yielding MSDVIAYKVNGVVVDTQSYDGNGGEEILFDNSKEALDVIRHSCAHLMAAAIKELYPNAKFFVGPAIEDGFYYDMRVMGNGGEKLGEADLELIEKKMKELALAKTDIVKLNSTKAEVAAKYASDDLKQEVLKRIPDGVVSLYSQGNFEDICRGPHVPNTIFTRFFKLTRIAGAYLGGDENREMLTRIYGTAYADKESLKEHIRIIEEAKKRDHRKLGAEMKFFTFDDDIGVGLPIWLPNGARLRSKLEHKLYKTHRLRGYEPVRGPEILKSDAWKISGHYANYKENMYFTVIDEQEYGIKPMNCVGHIKVYQSDIRSYRDLPLKFFEYGVVHRHEKSGVLHGLFRVREFTQDDAHIFCMPSQIKENVYEILSFVDTLMSAFGFSYEMEISTKPAKAVGDDEVWEIATKALKDALDEKGLKYGIDEGGGAFYGPKIDIKITDALKRKWQCGTIQVDFNLPKRFDLGYIDENNERKQPVMLHRAIMGSFERFIGILLEHTAGELPFWIAPTQVVIIPIADEHLAYAKEVHSLLLELGVDSEISSKNETLNKKIRTAEKQRVPMIIVLGDNEVASRGVALRDRRAREQKDMNLDEFLSFIKVKLNEVNI
- a CDS encoding cyclophilin-like fold protein, coding for MRAFKFILLLMIGANLMAGEKIALSVKNSSGMQSEFSVSLTDNSPASELVKQLKNSPLTLKMSDFSNFEKVGNLPFSLPRNDEPISTDAGDVILYQGSRFVIYYDQNSWNFTRLGVIDELKNGQISKAEFIKFLGNGDIEATLRVKE
- the glmM gene encoding phosphoglucosamine mutase; this translates as MKLFGTDGVRGKAGEKLDAMMAMRLAMAAGIYFRKNSITNKILVGKDTRKSGYMIETAIVAGLTAVGYNVIQIGPMPTPAVAFLTEDMRCDAGIMISASHNPFYDNGIKFFDGFGNKLSVEVEKAIEDIYFNDEIINQNQKTGLEIGQSKRIDDVIGRYIVHIKNSFPNKLTLKGLRVVLDVANGAVYKVAPTVFSELGAETIVLNDTPNGGNINSNCGALHPENLAKEVKHLRADIGFAFDGDADRLVVVDEDGKVIDGDALLGVLASYLNENKMLAKKEIVATVMSNAALDDYLSKHGINLLRSNVGDKFVLEMMKENGANFGGEQSGHIVFSDFAKTGDGLVSALQVSACLLAKKKKASEIFGCIKPYPQKLLNLKIVEKKPLEEIKGLKELESELKKQGIRTLFRYSGTENVIRLLLEGKDENLVSKKMSEVEKFFTKALNE
- a CDS encoding NAD(P)-dependent alcohol dehydrogenase; this encodes MQRREFMKKTAIAGVALAAGTSLFGAAGKSTITCKGYAAFDESGELKPWKFQRRAVRENDILFEVKATSICHSDIHTELGHWGKQTYPQVPGHEIVGVVTEVGSKVTKFKVGDRVGVGCMVDNVDVPSLQGKSEQYDANTVFTYGQSYKAEPTGISQGGYSDYFVVHEHFAVHLPDDIDFNHAAPLMCAGITTYSPLMKYQIKKGDNVGVAGIGGLGHLAVKIALSKGANVTAFTTTPSKVKDIQSWGAAAVVVSSPDDLAKFRAKFDYVISTIPYEFDMMPYIAMVKPFGNFTVVGMPVNFSQKIQTLALAATKVNFNASLIGDMKETQEMVDYCAKNKIYPEIEIIKADEINAAWKKVVNKEARYRFVIDPKTF
- the lspA gene encoding signal peptidase II: MSRVIFKFLAYFTAIFAIDQAIKWVFLHGFRYKGEFIDLVLVYNKGVAFSMFAFLGANLKYIQLGLIALLFGYLFGQKELLKTHTVAFGMLIGAGCSNILDRFVHGGVVDYIFWHKWFDFAVFNFADVMIDVAIVIIIIQSFIRKK
- the rpsT gene encoding 30S ribosomal protein S20, translating into MANHKSAEKRARQTIKRTERNRFYRTRLKNITKAVRVAVANGDKETALVALKDANKNLHSFVSKGFLKKETASRKVSRLAKLVNTIAA
- a CDS encoding NINE protein; amino-acid sequence: MQRNIYIAYALWFFLGGFGAHRIYCGKFFSGILQLLLFWIGSITAVFLVGYFFLAIWGIWWLVDIFLTSKMVYEVNDLNGFEKSLNQTQRLKNVEKLYELYKNGAISKEEFEQRKAEILK